From the genome of Zalophus californianus isolate mZalCal1 chromosome 6, mZalCal1.pri.v2, whole genome shotgun sequence, one region includes:
- the SPESP1 gene encoding sperm equatorial segment protein 1: protein MPMKFLVLLVALLLWPSSVPAYPSITVTPDEEQNLNHYVEVLQNLILSVPTKEPGPEKKSKSPNNVHSIGPKVSRLKEIITHGDFSTENGVLINRISEEPTASPTGGFTLEVEKKETTQSTAFWSTKPNKVSVVLHTDEPYIVKEPEPEPELAQTEAPKPWPNVTETSPSPDVTSGQPFIASSGWSTDVDKVTELEDVPQLLGENEMEKSDALTFEKRPQVLSNEDILKKISDIRSQVQQVPLAESLKPEYREDIRASREHLKRSLALAEAAEHKLQKMYKSQLLPPGRNSSGIDDIETVINMLYNSRSKLSEYLDIRHVPPEMRQKATTVFNTLKKILCVSQLETQNLIRKLLKNNIKILNVLDVP from the coding sequence gcATAACTGTGACGCCTGATGAAGAACAAAACTTAAATCATTATGTAGAAGTTTTACAGAACCTAATACTAAGTGTCCCTACTAAGGAGCCAGGTCCTGAGAAAAAATCAAAGTCTCCAAATAATGTTCATTCTATAGGACCGAAAGTATcaagattaaaggagataatcACACATGGAGACTTTTCCACTGAAAATGGTGTTTTAATCAATCGTATCAGTGAAGAACCCACAGCTTCCCCTACTGGAGGCTTCACACTGGAAGTAGAGAAGAAGGAAACTACCCAAAGTACAGCATTCTGGTCAACTAAACCAAATAAAGTTTCTGTTGTGTTGCACACAGATGAACCATATATTGTAaaagagccagagccagagccagaacTGGCACAAACTGAGGCACCAAAGCCATGGCCAAACGTTACTGAGACATCCCCAAGTCCAGATGTCACCTCGGGCCAACCATTTATTGCCTCTTCAGGTTGGAGCACTGACGTGGATAAGGTCACAGAACTAGAAGATGTTCCTCAGCTCTTGGgtgaaaatgaaatggaaaaatcgGATGCACTAACATTTGAAAAACGCCCACAGGTTCTGAGTAAtgaagacattttgaaaaaaatttcagatattCGTTCACAGGTACAACAGGTACCTCTTGCTGAGAGCCTCAAGCCAGAATACAGAGAGGACATTCGAGCCTCTAGAGAGCACCTAAAACGGAGCCTTGCTTTAGCAGAAGCAGCGGAACATAAACTACAAAAGATGTATAAATCCCAGCTGTTACCACCAGGACGAAACAGTAGTGGAATTGATGACATTGAAACTGTTATTAACATGCTGTACAATTCCAGATCTAAATTATCTGAATATTTAGATATTAGACATGTTCCACCAGAAATGAGACAAAAAGCTACTACAGTATtcaatacattgaaaaaaatattatgtgtaaGTCAACTAGAAACTCAAAACCTTATTAGGAAGttattaaagaataatataaaaattttaaatgtacttgaTGTTCCATGA